The Panthera leo isolate Ple1 chromosome A3, P.leo_Ple1_pat1.1, whole genome shotgun sequence genome contains the following window.
CCTCCCGCTCGTCCCGAAGATCCCGTCTGTCCCGGTTGGCCCCAATCTGTCCCACAATCTCCACCCAGCACTCTTAACTTTCCAAAGTCATTATGCCACCGTTGGAAGCCCATCTCTCTGGTGAAAAATTTGAGGCCAGGAGAAGACACGTGATCTGAGTTGGAATCTGGCCTCGATGAGCCTAGGTTTTCTCCTAagtaaaacaggaataattaaAACTAGTACTAATTTTTCAGCCTTTGAAAGGGCACTGACtggttcagtgcctggcacagagcagaggcTGACAGATTGATCAGTTACATAGTGATTATTGTTTCCATAGTGTTCTCAGGTTCTTAcaatttcataatttcatttgAGCCTCACACATAGGAAGTAGCAAACGGGGAAGTGAGATCCAGAAAGGCAGAGttacttgcccagagtcacacagcttgCCAGAGGTTTCTGAGTGTGGGGCCTTGCAGCCTAGGTCTCCTGAGTTCCTAAtactggtttggttttgtttttccccccccccacacacggGAGGCGTGGTAATCTCAGCAGCTCTTCTAAAGGGCTGGCTGTGTTTCATCTTTTACCAGGAGGTCAGCAGGAGGGAGAATTTATTGTCACTTCTTGTCAAAAGCCCAAACTATCAGTCCCTAGCAGGGCAGATATTGTTGGTTAtacaattaaacaaataaaatctctctGACAATCGTTCCTACCCTTTTTGAATGGCacaagagagaggtggagggaaatCGCTTTGAATGGAAAACATACTCCCTGCCCCGCTATGTGCAGAAAAGGCAGGGCTTTCATTTGAGGCTCCACTGTGTCCTACATCCTGTTCTAGGCACTTTATATGGGGTCACATGTCACACTCAACCTCTTGGGGGAGGGGCTGTTATTGGACAGTAATGGTCCATTTTCAGCATGAAGAGGCAAATTGACCTCCCCAAAATCCAGAGCTAGGAAATAGGGGAGCTGGGATTTATGGCCAAGTCTGTGTAATTTCAAGGCTCTAACTACTCTTCATTCAGCTTAGCAGTAGGGTGTTGGGGCAAAAAAGGCCCCCTTCATTCATTGATTGATTCAACACTCACTTGTTCACCAAACACCAAACAAGAATATTAAGTTGTATTTTGGCATGTTTCACAAGTCTGGGTACAAGGCAGGTGTTCAAAAAAACCATGGGTTGTCAGAAATCTGGTTTGGcacttctattttacagatgggaggTCTGAAGGTCATGAGGGGAAGGGACCTACCTTGGGTCATACAAACAGGACCAGAACTAGATCTCCTGATGTCTTGTATCCTCCACTATACTTGGATTCTGTGTAATATCTCCCCATAGCCTCCCTGAGAGATGGTCATGGAATTCCTGATTGCATACATTCAGTAACAGGAAGCTCATTATCTCCCGAGGCTTTCCGTTCCTGTTATTATTCAACCACGACAGTTAGGAAGTTCCTTCTCATAACCAGATGTCACCCAGTTCAGTTAGTCTTATGAAGAacaagatatttattgagcacttgctaaGTGCCACGTGCTGAGGTGCTGGGGAATGCAGTGATGAACAGGTAAGTGTCTCTGGTCCACGGAACTCAGAACAGGTCATGTCATGTGGCATGCTCAGGGATATGATTGAAGAAACTACCAGAAAACCACCTTGGACTGCTTTGGCCCGGGTAGAGGAGGAGGGATCCTGAAGGAAGTGATGttatttttgatttgtattttttttttgcaactaatctctacaccgaacatggggctcgaactcaagatcccaagatcaagagtcgcatgctccaccgactgagccagccaaacacCACAAGGAAATGATGTTAAAGCGGAGAAAGAcggggatgtctgggtggctcagttggttaagtgtccgacttcggcttaggtcatggtctcatggtttgtgagctcgagccccacatcaggttctctgtcagcacagatcctctaTccgccccccctctgcccctcctctgctcgttctctctctctctctctctctcaaaataaataaattaacttaaaaaaatttgagaaagatGACAGGGAAGTAGGCAGGtgtagagaaagaagacagaattactggcaggaaaaaaaacccagcatgtACAAAGACCTGAAGGCTAGAAAAGGTGGTGTTTGGAGCCCCATTTTAGTCTGACCAGAGCAGCAGgcaagatgtggaggaaaggggatTGGGATTGGAAGGGTCAAGGGGAACAGATAAATTCGGACCTTCTGTATTTccctgaataaatgaaagaacaaatcaGGGAACAAATGATTGCTGAGGGTTCCACACTCTGTTCCAAAGGAATCCTGCAGTTCCAGGGCTCACATCCAAATTGGAATCCCCTGGTGTCGCTGCCCCTTGGCCCTCTGCCTGGACAGGGGAGGCCTTCTGTAGCCTGGCCTAGCTCCACTGAGCTTTTCTTGGGAATGTCTATAAATAGAGGAAGATGGGCTGGGCTGCCACTGTCCGTCTGCCTTCCTTGGAATCCAGCCTCCTTTCActggccccaggctctgtgcttagttGTCTTAGTGCTCTTTCTGTTGACTTAGCCACTGTCCACAGCATCACCTACCCCTCCGACATCCACCCTAGGCTCTGTGGATTCTCGGGGTGGACCCCCTCTGGACTGGACTCGCTCTGCACATCCCTTCGCTCTCCAGACGGCCAGCTGAGCTGCTCCAGACTTCCTCACCGAGCTCTAGGAATGGGCCAGCTGCCCCTTTACCCACGTAGAGAACCTGCCCCTAGTCCTctagtctccctctccctcaaaaaagtGAATCCCAAACATCTTTTCCCTGGAGAAGGTGTATTTGAGAGATGgatctgctttatttcttttcttttttctcttttaaaaatttttagatttattttgagagagagaaacagagcacgtgagtgagggaggggcagagagagagaggcagagagagagaatctcaagcaggctccttgctatcagcacagagcccgatgtggggctcgaactcacaaactctgagatcatgacctgggctgaagtcaagagccccacacttaaccaactgagtcatccaggagccccttggGAACTGCTTTCAGAGTTTATTTCTCCTCCAACTACATACCCATTTCCCGGACCCCTCCATAGATTTCTTATTTGGATAGGACTTCCCTTGAGGATTAATAAGAATCACCCAACATGACTATAGACCTTTACGATTTACAAAGGTCCCCCGGGAAAAGGGAGTAATAATAGCTTCTATCTCAGAGGATGAGCACCAGATGAGATCACGTGgttaaaatgcttagcacagagtgTGGCACGTCGTAGAGGTTCACAAACCGTGGCTGTCACTTCCtcctcgccccctcccctgccttctacCATGGTTCAAAGACAGGACATTCCACTTGCCAAGCATCAACCCTCTGGAGCTGGCACAAGCTAGGTGACTTGTACCTGGGCCCCCGTTTACCGTGGTCTCTCTGTGAGGGAGGTTATGACCGTCCCCATCTCCGTCTcgcagagaaggaaactgaagctcagagtggCATCGTCACCTGCCTAAGAGTGCATGGCTTGCAGAGACAGGATTTGGATCTTGGGTTTTAGACTTCAAGTTTTGTTCTCTTCCCAGTCTACCTTGCTGTCTCACTTGTCTGTCTTCTGATTGTCCTTACCCATCTTGGAGCAAACATGATTCTTGAGCAGGGGCTTGCTAAGGCGGTGAGCGGGGCGGGTTCTCCTCCCAAGAATCTAGGACATCAAGGCCTGCCACCTGCTCAGAGGCTTAAATTTCTCTGCAAGGGCCCTTGGCTAAATTAGGTAATGGGCTAGGACTCTGGGatggggcgggggttgggggggaggcaCTCACTGACCCCAGGATCTGATTGGCTGGGGCAGCCAgtcctggggagcagggaggtgggaggggagggagcccctACAAATCCTAGGGGCTGGAGCAGGCCAGGGCAACTTTGGGTGGTGGAGTGTCTGAGGCGGTGACCTACAGCAGAGGAGGCCCTGTGACTAGCAACCATGGTAAGGACAAGAAAGGACTTCAGCCCTTTGCTTGCTGGAGCACCTCTGGACCTCTCCCAGGCCAGATCTGGGTGCTCTGTAGTTCAGTAATTGGATGTTTGAAGATGGACCGTGAAGGTTCCTGGAGCCTGGGTGTCTAGAAGGAAGCCTGGGGAAGAAGCCCTTGGACTTCTCCAGAAAGGGGAGGGCTGGGATGTTCCGGGTATTGCCAACTCCCTGCAGACCTGAGGCTTTGGCAGTGTTGGTCATGGAAGTGTGAGGGGGTCCTAGCTTGTCTCTCTCATGGTGGGGACTCCGAGGGCCAGAGCGAGTCACCCAGTGAGCCAGTGGCAGGGGTGGGCTAGAAGTCTTGCCAAACCTTCCTACTGCCAGTGAGAGAAGACTCTTCTGGAAGAGGGGAGGTCTGCAGGGTCTCAAGTCCAAGAGCTTCAAGggtgaggagaaggggcagaagaggACAGACCCCAGCCTCTCAGAGGGGGGTTCTAATCTGGGGCTGTCATGTCAGCTGAggtcccccaccccacttcacTTCAAGGGGTAACTAGACCCTGGAGGACAGCTGCTGTGGCCCACGCCAGACTAAAAATAGCCGACTCTCCTGCATGgacaaggaggagggaggaggggaggggggggcaagGAGGAAGGCATCAGCCAGCCCGCCAAAGAACACCTTGGCcacctcagcccctcctcctcaccaGCCTCAGTCCAAAGCCCCATAGCCAGTTGGCTTGGCTTGCATGTGGCCAGATCCCCTCTCTCGAAATCTTACTTTCACCTCCACAAGGCCCCCATTATATTCGGCCCAGCATGAGTGGTATTTACTCCGATGACTGAATGATAAGAAGGAAGCTTAAAATCTCCATCTCCGCAAGTTCTTGGAGGGGAGGGATGCTGTGTCTGAATCTTCTTGGTTTCAGTGCCTATAGGGTCTTTGGCCTGAtgggcacttagtaggtgctcagcgaCTTTGCGTTGcattattgtttatttgagaacatacgtttattgagcacctattacaGTGCCAGGCTCTGTCAGGAGCTAGGGAAAAGTGGGAAATCATGCTGGAACAGTGCTGGCACTTTACAAAACCCTTTCACACCCCCAATGCTATCTCATCTCTGAGAAGCTGCTGAGAAGAGATAAAGTTACaataagtgacttgcccaaggttagtGGGTTAGGGATTCCTGACCTGGCATCTGACTGGCAAGTTTGAAGACCTTGGGCGTAATCCGTTTTCTCCCTAGCCCTTCATAACTGGGGCCAGGTGCTGTGAGAACATGCAGAAGGTGTTGCTAGTTTGGCCTTGTTCTTCTGGAAGACCAAAGGGCACTGACAGAAGGGGGTTAAAGAGAATGGGGTTGAGACAAGAATGAGCTCGGGGGTCTGCCCCTTCTTCTCTCTGACTCTGCGTCTTCTGCAGACGGACCAGCAGGCAGAGGCCCGGTCCTACCTCAGCGAGGAGATGATCGCTGGTGAGTGCAGGTGGGCGGGCGGGCTGTTGGGGGGATGTGTGCTGGGCAACGGTGTTGGAACAGGGTGGGAGACAAGGTGTGAGGCTGACAGTCCAGGCAGCCCCACTTCGGTCTTCTGCCTCGTTCCTCCGGCAGAGTTCAAGGCCGCCTTCGACATGTTTGACGCTGACGGTGGCGGGGACATCAGCGTCAAGGAGTTGGGCACGGTGATGAGGATGCTGGGCCAGACACCCACCAAAGAGGAGCTGGATGCCATCATCGAGGAGGTGGACGAGGATGGTGAGCTGCTGGCCCTCCAAGGCAGGGCTGGGACGGTGGCGGGAGAGGTGGGCATCCAGGGCTCAGGCTCACTCACCACCTGCTCCCCACAGGCAGCGGCACCATCGACTTCGAGGAGTTCTTGGTCATGATGGTGCGCCAGATGAAAGAGGATGCGAAGGGGAAGAGCGAGGAGGAGCTGGCCGAGTGTTTCCGCATCTTCGACAGGTGCACTGGGGGCCTGGGAGCCGAGAAGGCGCTGGGCTGGGCGAGTCTGGCCGGCCGGGCACTTACATTCTCGGAGTGGGGTGGcggtgagggaggggaggcgTCGACGTGGCCAGGGCAGCTCGCCCCTGCCTGTCCTGAGCCCTACGCTGTCCCTTCGCTCCAAAGGAACGCAGACGGCTACATCGATGCGGAAGAGCTGGCTGAGATTTTCAGGGCCTCCGGGGAGCACGTGACGGACGAGGAGATCGAATCCCTGATGAAAGACGGTGACAAGAACAACGATGGCCGCATTGACTTCGACGGTGAGGGCCGCGAGAGCTTGGTGGCGgtgggccgggggccggggggcgcGCCACGCGGGAACGTCCGGGGCGTGGCACCCACATGAACGTCCTTGGCTttgtgggcagggtggggagctCTCGGCGGTTTTGTGCAAgatttcctcccctctccttccccgcAGAGTTCCTGAAGATGATGGAAGGCGTGCAGTAAGAAGTCGGCTTCTCCCCCGCCCCGACCGCGCGTCCCTCGGGCCCGGGCGGTGCCACCCCGCCCCGTCCCACTCTCCGCCCCGGGAGGGAGGCGCGGCCCCTGCTGGCTCTGTgtccagaaagaataaaaacagacgCTGAGAAGCACGTAGCCTgagtgaggggaggagaaggggggtgggTGTCATGGCCCGCCGGGCTGGGCGGTGGCCCAGGGCGCCAGCCGAGCGCACTTGGGATCCGAGGAGGGGCGACCCGAGTTGCCTGACGCGCCGACGCGCTGGTCAGGTTCCCGGCCGGCTCCTGGTAGCTGGCGCTGGGCGTGGGCAGCTCGGCCGACGGGCTGCGGTGGCGCCTGGCGCTGGAGGAGGGTGGCCGGGGCCTTGGGGCTATCGGGGTGAGTGAGGGTGCCCGGGATGGGGGTAGGGTGAGGGCGCCGCAGGCGACCGAGGCCCCTTTCCTTCCCTACCGTCCCTCCTTTCTGGAGCCTTTTTGGGTCTTTGGTGCAGACTGCCGggctggggagggaaaggggagtaTCCCTCCGTTCCAGGCAGCATTCGTTCCTGCTTGACTTTTTCTACTTCGTCTGTTCTGACATCTTCGTCTCCACCCTGgacccctgcctccagccccggCCAATGGGCTCAACACACGGCCGTCAGCACGATGGAGCCAAAAGAAATCTGACCTTGCTCCTCCCCCGTTGAAAGACCTTCAAGGCTCCCCATTGCTTCTAGAATCCAATCCAAattcctttcccctccttccctcccctctgggcTCCAGTCACGCTGGGCGATTTGTCACTCCTGCCCTGGACAGTGGGGGTGCACTTTCAAGCCTTCTGGCTTTTgctcctgccttctccctccttgGAATGCCCTTCCTCCTCTAAAAAGCCTGGCAAGTTTCTCAGCCCAGCTCAGATACCACGTCAAAGATACCAGGACCCAGCTCAGATACCACCTTCTCCCTTGATCCCTTCTCCCACTGGCTGTGCTCTGGCTTCTGTAACTCTTTGTGCACGACTCGATCACAGCAGGCAGCAGGTCAAAGCTAATGCCGTGCAGTGGTGCCTTAGCTTTAGAGGCAGGGTGCCTCTGAATGAGTTCGAACCCTCACTGCCATGACAAACCACTCCGTAATTCAGTTTCctactctgtaaaatggggataatgagaATCATCACAACCTTGCAGGGTTGTGAGAACAAGTTAGTTTGTTAGTGCAGAGCGCTTAGAACAGAGTGTGACACGTActaatgctattattatttttaaatgtttatttgaacaaataagTACATtcgagagcccaacgtggggctcgaactctcgaacggtgagatcctgacctgagccggagtcagacgcttaacccgaccgagccacccaggagccccactaaCGCTGTTATTAATGTCACTACTACCACGTTGAAACCCTGACTGGTGCGGTTATTCATCGCTACAGTCCTCCCTTTCCAGTTCCTTCGTGTTCTTGGCTCCCCTTTCTGAGGCATTCATGTTTCCCAGTTTCTATTTCCAGCCGGGGTCAGCACTCATCACCAGGACCGCTTGCTGTGTGCTGTGCCTTGCGGGCCTGTCTGATTGATGCACATAACCCTAGAGGCAGGCAGAGGCTGTTCTGTCCGTTTTACAGCGGAGGAAGGCGGTGACGTACCCGGGCACACACATGTGGAAACAGGAGCAAGGCTCTTAACTGTGGCACCACCTGCCTGTGGACAGTTCTCCCTAGCTGCCCTTAGAACTTCACACCCGTCCTGCTCTAATCTGATAAATTCCCCATCTCAGAGATGGCACCCTGGAGTTCTGGAGCCGCCTTCCCACCCGCGGTTTGCTCTGGTCTGCtgctttccttctgtctccttaCTCTTTTATCCGTCCTCTCTGAGCCCGCTCAGTGTTGTGACTCAGAACAGTAGTTAACCTCCTGGCCGTTCCCTCCCCTCAAGGCTGCCAGAAGCAGCTTTCTGACACCAAATCCTACTCAAGGCTTTATTAGGTGCCTCAAGGTAAAGcccctgtattttattatttttacttttttaaagtttatttattttgagagagagagagtgagagagaggactgagagcaggagggcagagagagagaatcccaagcaggctccatgctatcagcagagtctggcgtggggctcgaactcatgaaccataagataatgacctgagctgaaac
Protein-coding sequences here:
- the TNNC2 gene encoding troponin C, skeletal muscle isoform X2, whose product is MSSGVCPFFSLTLRLLQTDQQAEARSYLSEEMIAEFKAAFDMFDADGGGDISVKELGTVMRMLGQTPTKEELDAIIEEVDEDGSGTIDFEEFLVMMVRQMKEDAKGKSEEELAECFRIFDRNADGYIDAEELAEIFRASGEHVTDEEIESLMKDGDKNNDGRIDFDEFLKMMEGVQ
- the TNNC2 gene encoding troponin C, skeletal muscle isoform X1, with amino-acid sequence MSSGVCPFFSLTLRLLQTDQQAEARSYLSEEMIAGECRWAGGLLGGCVLGNGVGTGWETRCEADSPGSPTSVFCLVPPAEFKAAFDMFDADGGGDISVKELGTVMRMLGQTPTKEELDAIIEEVDEDGSGTIDFEEFLVMMVRQMKEDAKGKSEEELAECFRIFDRNADGYIDAEELAEIFRASGEHVTDEEIESLMKDGDKNNDGRIDFDEFLKMMEGVQ